The following are from one region of the Capsicum annuum cultivar UCD-10X-F1 chromosome 1, UCD10Xv1.1, whole genome shotgun sequence genome:
- the LOC107852310 gene encoding protein LURP-one-related 11-like — protein MARVYSNKSNLSAISSYVSQRREIFTLWMKSLVYHGNGCTVYDSNGQIVYRIDNYNIKRSKEVHLMDSNGKVLFSIRNRKVPVFGHWDGYKWSYDGVTSKEVPWFQVKKIHNVLRGDNENYYNVILGCNSEAIYYKIILGTKSIKIMNHQGRLVAEVKQKQASSGVLFGYDVLTLVVEPQVEHSLIMALVTVCGLIHHTI, from the exons ATGGCTAGAGTTTACTCAAACAAGTCAAACCTAAGTGCTATTTCCTCTTATGTGAgccaaagaagagaaatattcacTTTGTGGATGAAATCTCTAGTCTACCATGGAAATGGATGCACTGTTTATGACTCAAATGGACAAATTGTTTATAGAATTGATAACTACAACATTAAACGTAGCAAAGAAGTTCATCTCATGGATTCCAATGGCAAAGTTCTCTTTTCTATTCGAAATAGG AAAGTTCCAGTATTTGGACATTGGGATGGCTATAAATGGAGTTATGATGGAGTAACTAGTAAAGAAGTACCATGGTTTCAAGTGAAGAAAATTCACAATGTCCTTAGAGGAGATAATGAAAACTATTACAATGTTATATTGGGGTGTAATTCTGAAGCAATTTACTATAAGATTATCCTTGGTACAAAATCTATTAAGATTATGAACCATCAAGGACGACTTGTCGCAGAG GTAAAACAAAAACAAGCAAGTTCAGGAGTACTATTTGGATATGATGTATTAACATTGGTGGTGGAACCTCAAGTTGAGCACTCATTAATTATGGCTCTTGTTACTGTTTGTGGTCTTATCCATCACACAATTTGA